The Streptococcus equi subsp. equi nucleotide sequence TCAAGGTTGTGGCAACATGAACACCAACATCTGAGAGAATCAAAAGCTCCTCTAAGTCCTCAAAGAAGTCCTCGTCAACACGTCTAAAGTTAGCAAAGAAGCTGTTCAAGCGTGCTGAAAAGCCTGTACGGGTTTTCTTTAAGCTGCGCTTGTATTTTTCCTGATCAGATTCAGCTGATAGGGTCTCTTGCTTTTGGCCTTCCTCAGCTGGCTGATCAGCTGAACCAGCAGGTGCTTGAGCTGCTACTTGATACTCAGCATTTGTCTCTGCCTGATCTTCTGTTGATGCGTCTGCGCTCTCGTTACTATGCTCTGACTTAGCCCTATCATGCTTAGCCTCCTCCATAGCCTCGTGCTGGCTTAGGCTCTCACCTGCCTGATCCAAGGTCTTGTCATCAGTAGCTGCTAACTCTAGCTCCGGCTCTCTTTCTAAAAGAAAAGCTCCTCTAGCTGCTGGATCAAGCCCTTCAGCTTGCTCTGAAGCAGCCTCGTCTGAGAGCTCAGCCTGTTTGCTAGTGTCATCGGTCCTAGAGACCACATCAGCTGCCACTGCATGAGCATTTGTATCTGATAAGGCCTCCTTTTCAGACTCAATCGTATCCTTTGACGTTATGTCCTCCGACAATACCTCTGTAGTGGCAGCCTCTTGCTCAGCAACCTTAGTCTTATCCTTTTTTCCAAATAAGCGTTCAAATAATCCCATTAGCCTTCCTCATTTAAAATATATTTCCAAATAGCCTCAGCCACACCTGATTGGTCATTGGTTAGGGTAGTCACTGCATCTGCCACTTCCTTAGCCTGATCAACCGCATTGGCCATAGCCACACCAAGACCTGCCCATTGTAGCATGCTAAAGTCATTGGCCTCATCTCCCATCGCCATGACATGCTTGGCCTCCAAGCCCAAGTGCTGACAAAGCAGGTCCAAACCAAATGCCTTATGAATCCCCTTAGGCATAATCTCAAAGATGATGTCTCGTGATTTAAAGGCCTCAAAATCCTCAAAGATAGTCTTTGGAAGCCTTGCAAGCTGCTGATCCAAGACCTTTGGATCCGTCACCGTAACAATTTTATTGTATGTGATGTCCTTTGGCAGCTCAGCAAATGATTTAAGGCTAACAAAGTTCAGCAAGGGACTTGCCAAGTGATACTGAGAGCGTCTGCCATCATTGCCTGATAGACTATAAACAGTACCATCACTGATAACATCAGTAGGTAAGCCAACCGCTGCCAACTGCTGATGAATGTCATAAACCTCAGCAAGGCTTAGAGCGCTTTTATCTAAAATATGACCAGTATTTCGTTGAACCAGACCGCCATTAAAGGTAATGCTATAGTTCTCTTCACCTAGCAAATCCAGCTCCTCAAGCAAATTTCCGATAGCCTTAAGAGGACGTCCGGTTGTGATAACAACCTTAACTCCTTTTTCCTTAGCTGCTGCTAGAGCTTTTTTGTTCTCATCACTAACGATTTTTTCGGTATTATAGAGAGTCCCATCTAAATCTAGAGCTAAAAGCTTTATACGCGTCATTTACACCAATCCCTCCAAATAAGTTAACACTGCTGAGTCATTACAATGACCAATAACCTGATCAGAAATCGCTTTGATTTCAGGCCTTGCATTTTCAGTAGCAATAGCCTGCCCTGCAAAGGACAGCATTTGATAATCATTTAGATTATCGCCAAAGGCAATGGTCTTTTCCGGTAAAATGCCTAGGTGCTGACACAGCTGATCCATGCCAAAGCCCTTATGAACCTCTTTTAGGATAATATCAATCGAATCAAAGCCAGTCGTCACCGCAGAAGCATAGGACAGCTCCTGATTTAGCCAGTCACTGCCAGCTAAGACTGTTTCTCCTGTAAAGGTCGTTGAGGCTTTAAAAACAGTGTCATCAACAATATCCTGCAGACAATCAATAAGCTGAACATTTTCATAATAATAATGCATTTTTTGGATATAATCCTCCGTAGCTCCTTTGAGCACATAGGCTGCCTTTTGCCCTGAAAAGAGGATCCCAGACTGATTGTAATAAGGATTGGCAAGAATTTTCTCTACAATGTCATGACACTGCTGCTTGGTCATGACATCAGCAAAAAGAATGTCCCTCTTGTATTGCACCACAGACCCATTCTCAGCGATAATGGCAATGTCATCTAAAAAAGGCTCAAACAAGTGATCAATGGCTAAAAGCGAACGCCCACTAGAAACTGTAAAGAGAATCCCTTTTTCTCTTAGCTTAGGCAACAGAGCTGCCAAGCGCTCCTTGTCATAAGTTCCGTCCTCTCTTAAAAAGGTTCCGTCCATATCTGTTGCTATCAATTTAACCATACAATTTAACCATTTCCTTTTTAGGGAGATACTGATTCAGCTATTCAGCTCTCCCAAAAATCTCTTTTTCCATTATACCATATCTAAACAAAAAGGGCGTGCCTGTCCTAACACGTCCTTGTTTTAAGGCTTTATAATTTCTGTAGTGGGTAACTCCACTGTGGAGATTATTGAGCCCTTATTCCAAGGCTTTCTTTATGTTCTATTGTATCAATTTCCTTATTCCAATTTCTGTTGCAATTAACTTTAACATACAATCTAACCATTTCACTTTCAAGGGAGTGCAAAACCCGAGTGGGGTGTGCAACTCAAATCCCAGTATAACTCCTTTCGTTATACCACAGGTAGACCAAAAAAGGGCGTGCCATCTGACATACCCTTGTTTTAACAGTCAATCTGAGCTCCGTTTTTAAAGGCTAAACTTCTTTATCTCCATACTCTCAACGCTTATTTGCCATAATTCTTAATTGAAGCCCGTCACTAAGTTTTCTTGTTACTAAAGAGTTGAGTAATGAATCTATCTAGACTGATGATTTTTCTCCTTAAAAGCTTCATATAGTTTTTTATATAACGCTTTCTTTTCTTTTTTCTGAGCATTAAACTCTTTTTTACCGTAATCAAAATTTGCTACCACAAACCCCTTGTTATTGTTAGAAAAATCAAAAAATTCCATTTCGATTAATTTGTTATTCTTAGAATCTTCTATAGTATTCTCTAAATGATTGTTGAATTGTTTAACATCTTCTTCACTAACTCCAAAACCCATAGCAGCTCCGTCTGCAATGATGTTTGAAAATATTTCTTCTGAAGATGCTGCTTCTTTTACCCTTATTAGGTATATGGCTTCTTCTGTTTCTAATTGTCTTACTTTATTCCATTTTTGGGTATCACTAGAAGAGATCGTATAGACTGTTAAATCTACCGTAGGTTTATTGGGATTTTCTTTTTTTATTACTTGTTTTCCCACTAAGAAAATTGCGAGTATTCCAATTAATAATATCAACGTCATATAAGCTTTCTTTTTCATATCTCACTCCCTATATCTTTCAAATCAATGATAACATCAACCTTATTATATACAGCTGGATCATGTGTTGCTATAATAACATATTTATTTTCGGCTGTTTCACTCAATAATAAATTAATGATTTCTTTTCCAATCTCACTATCCAAAGCTCCTGTAGGTTCATCCGCTAAAATAATTTTACGTGGCTTCATTAACATTCTTGCAATAGCTACACGCTGAACCTGTCCTCCAGATAATTCATATATTTTCTGATTTAAATAGTCATTAGAAAGTCCTACTTTTTCAAGTACATCAGCTATTATTTTTTATCTTTATTGATGAGTCTCAAATTATCATATACTGTTTTGTTTTCTATTAAAGAATAATTCTGGAATACATACCCAATAATAGTTTTAAAGAAAGTTCTTTCTTTTGTCTTCCAAATATCCTGCTCATCAACTAAAACCTTTCCACTGTCAATTTTTTCTAGTCTTCCTATGATATTAAGTAGTGTACTTTTACCTGAACCAGAGCCTCCAATCAATGCGTAGCTTTTTCCAGCTTCAAACGTTAAATTTAAATCTGTGAATATCTTTTTTGAGCCGAATTTTTTGGTAACATTCAAAACTTCAATTGCCATTAGTCATCTCCTTTTAGAATTTGTGTATATTTTTCAGATAATTTTCTAAAACTCATTATTGTTGAAAAAATTAAAACCATTAAAGAAGCAATGCCAATATATAATAGCTCTACTTGTCCTGTCAACATAAATGTCAATAGAATAACCATTGTAATAGTCACAATAAAATAGTTGAGACTTGAAATGGCTATACGTGTTTTCGATAGGCCTAAAATGATTTTTTAACATAGTCATTCTGTTTTAAGGCAACAAACATTTGAGCATACTGATAAATGAGTAGAAATACGATTCCACAAATAATTATTTGCAGTATTTTTGAAAGGAAAATTTGATGCTCTAAGGATTGAATATTAAGTTTTACAGTTTGGTAAACCTCGACTGGATTGATTGAAAAATTCAAACTAGCACTCAAATCGTTGATTTTCTTAATTGCTTCCGAACTAAAAAGTGAGTTATATATTATATTACTTGCCAAAATAAAATCGTTATTTTCTATCATTTTATCAGTATCTAGCACAACGACTATATTATCCTTACTATCTGTCACACTTTCCAAAGGTAGATTATCTTTATTTTCAGGAACACTACTACCATTTTCATTGAAATAGAAAAATTCTTGCCCATCAGGAATGACTTGCACCGTAAGGTCATCTTTTGTATAGTTTGTACCAGTAAATTGTTCTGCTACAACTGTATTCTCGATTGATGCCTTATTCTCTTTAAATTTATGAGGAATATAGATGGTTGCTATTTTATTATCTAATGATTGATAGTTCGTTCCATTAACTTTATTTTGTACCTTAGCACCTGTTTGATTAATATAAACCAGTTCCTTATTAACTTCTGGATGCGTTATTCCATCACTTTTTAATTGCTTAGAAAAATCTTCTGTAACATCAGAAGCTGCCATATATTCTGGAACATAGGCTGAAGATGATTTGATATATATAAAATCCAGTTTTTTTAAGGCTTTAGCAATCTCTACGTACTTAGCTCCTGAGTCATTTGCTTCTTCTCCATTAGTAACAGATTCATTTTCAATACCCAAAAACTCTGGTCTTTTCCAATCTTTTACTGCACTCCATGGTTTTAAATGCTTTATCTGCATGTTTATCTTTGATTGACTAGCCTTTGTTTCCCGTAAAAAGACTCCTGAAACAACTATTATGATAGAAATAACCGCAAGCCATACGATAAAAATGAGGCTATTTTTGGCCTTATTTTTTATAATTTCAATAGGTTTTTCAACCTTAATAGTTAGCCAAAATAGAACAAAGGTGATGATGTCAATGATTTGAAATATGATCAAATTAGTTAAAAGCATAGAAAAAAATAACTTGGAACTGTAGGTGAAAAAACCACTACCCAAAAAAGAACTATAAGAAATCATCAATAAAGCGGCCATAACCAGTTCAAAAGTAAATGACATGAAATAATCTCTTCTTAGGTCGTGTACAGGTAATCCTAAAGAACGTCTTATCACTCCTTCTTTAATCTGTCTCGCTCTAACAACAAATAGAACAACTAATAAGGTTAAGTAAATTGAAATCATTAGCAATAATCTCAACGGACCAGTAAATTGTATCATTCCCCCTATCTGCCAAGGGTAAGCCAGATATATGACTTGAAGACCTGTAGATGTGAGCGGTTTTAAACTATTTGAATCTAATTTCCCTAGGGTATAATACATCCCTGTGATTGGTGCAGACTTTAATTGTTCATGATTAGTATTATCAAACTTGATATAAGTCAACTGCCCCGAATTTTGAACTACCGGTTTGTAAATGGTAACTTTTTTCTCTTTTGATAGGTCACTAATCGTTTGATACACTTCTTCATTAGAAAGATTGCTTTTCCCTTGAATGGAGAAGGCACCATCAATTGGTAAAGGTATTGGTTTTTGAGTATCATTAATACTAACCAGACCAATGGCAGCAATTAAACAAAAGAAGAATCCAACAATGC carries:
- the macB_5 gene encoding ABC transporter ATP-binding protein; this translates as MLMKPRKIILADEPTGALDSEIGKEIINLLLSETAENKYVIIATHDPAVYNKVDVIIDLKDIGSEI
- the supH gene encoding haloacid dehalogenase encodes the protein MVKLIATDMDGTFLREDGTYDKERLAALLPKLREKGILFTVSSGRSLLAIDHLFEPFLDDIAIIAENGSVVQYKRDILFADVMTKQQCHDIVEKILANPYYNQSGILFSGQKAAYVLKGATEDYIQKMHYYYENVQLIDCLQDIVDDTVFKASTTFTGETVLAGSDWLNQELSYASAVTTGFDSIDIILKEVHKGFGMDQLCQHLGILPEKTIAFGDNLNDYQMLSFAGQAIATENARPEIKAISDQVIGHCNDSAVLTYLEGLV
- a CDS encoding membrane protein translates to MKLKLCIVGFFFCLIAAIGLVSINDTQKPIPLPIDGAFSIQGKSNLSNEEVYQTISDLSKEKKVTIYKPVVQNSGQLTYIKFDNTNHEQLKSAPITGMYYTLGKLDSNSLKPLTSTGLQVIYLAYPWQIGGMIQFTGPLRLLLMISIYLTLLVVLFVVRARQIKEGVIRRSLGLPVHDLRRDYFMSFTFELVMAALLMISYSSFLGSGFFTYSSKLFFSMLLTNLIIFQIIDIITFVLFWLTIKVEKPIEIIKNKAKNSLIFIVWLAVISIIIVVSGVFLRETKASQSKINMQIKHLKPWSAVKDWKRPEFLGIENESVTNGEEANDSGAKYVEIAKALKKLDFIYIKSSSAYVPEYMAASDVTEDFSKQLKSDGITHPEVNKELVYINQTGAKVQNKVNGTNYQSLDNKIATIYIPHKFKENKASIENTVVAEQFTGTNYTKDDLTVQVIPDGQEFFYFNENGSSVPENKDNLPLESVTDSKDNIVVVLDTDKMIENNDFILASNIIYNSLFSSEAIKKINDLSASLNFSINPVEVYQTVKLNIQSLEHQIFLSKILQIIICGIVFLLIYQYAQMFVALKQNDYVKKSF
- a CDS encoding exported protein; this encodes MKKKAYMTLILLIGILAIFLVGKQVIKKENPNKPTVDLTVYTISSSDTQKWNKVRQLETEEAIYLIRVKEAASSEEIFSNIIADGAAMGFGVSEEDVKQFNNHLENTIEDSKNNKLIEMEFFDFSNNNKGFVVANFDYGKKEFNAQKKEKKALYKKLYEAFKEKNHQSR
- the metN_1 gene encoding ABC transporter ATP-binding protein; protein product: MAIEVLNVTKKFGSKKIFTDLNLTFEAGKSYALIGGSGSGKSTLLNIIGRLEKIDSGKVLVDEQDIWKTKERTFFKTIIGYVFQNYSLIENKTVYDNLRLINKDKK
- the yidA_4 gene encoding haloacid dehalogenase, producing MTRIKLLALDLDGTLYNTEKIVSDENKKALAAAKEKGVKVVITTGRPLKAIGNLLEELDLLGEENYSITFNGGLVQRNTGHILDKSALSLAEVYDIHQQLAAVGLPTDVISDGTVYSLSGNDGRRSQYHLASPLLNFVSLKSFAELPKDITYNKIVTVTDPKVLDQQLARLPKTIFEDFEAFKSRDIIFEIMPKGIHKAFGLDLLCQHLGLEAKHVMAMGDEANDFSMLQWAGLGVAMANAVDQAKEVADAVTTLTNDQSGVAEAIWKYILNEEG